Proteins from a single region of Paenibacillus sp. BIHB 4019:
- a CDS encoding 3-oxoacyl-ACP reductase → MKFIKAMKAANLKLADEASISHPNKIPFTCSLFSIGQPSDGSPHGADGKLIRVSSAVCDQFLSTFEGMGVNIDYQEGMSDHDTRFKVGIISKTFRSMDGFAMAEGYIFGKDFPDVVATIRYYNGLSLEHDWPEYKFGTSIEMEAKVTNAQDENVLDVLEFCGTGAAILFADKAAYKTTSFAARNNKLKEDVEMTPEQIQAMQDSLAAVTTGMATLTASVQTIATEVATIKTEVADVKAAGAAPAAQSPEETATAALQAAQDKLAAAERELTELKAAAIKPGEPERKTLAASQLLSKYGAKAEDGEDTDIHTFCASVDKLNLSPAESTKLKLQARAELSAKGEN, encoded by the coding sequence TTGAAGTTTATCAAAGCTATGAAAGCAGCTAACCTGAAGCTTGCTGATGAAGCGTCTATCAGTCATCCAAACAAGATTCCGTTTACCTGTTCGCTGTTTTCGATTGGGCAGCCTTCGGACGGATCGCCACACGGGGCTGACGGGAAATTGATTCGCGTATCTTCTGCGGTATGTGATCAATTTCTGAGCACGTTTGAAGGTATGGGCGTAAACATCGACTACCAGGAAGGTATGTCTGATCATGATACCCGTTTCAAGGTAGGCATCATATCTAAGACGTTCCGATCTATGGACGGATTTGCGATGGCTGAGGGATACATTTTCGGAAAAGACTTTCCAGACGTAGTTGCAACAATAAGGTATTACAACGGGCTTTCGCTCGAACACGATTGGCCGGAATATAAATTCGGGACATCAATTGAGATGGAAGCCAAAGTAACCAACGCCCAGGATGAGAACGTACTTGATGTGCTCGAATTTTGTGGTACGGGTGCAGCAATCCTGTTTGCTGATAAGGCAGCTTATAAGACAACGAGCTTTGCTGCCAGAAACAATAAATTGAAGGAGGATGTCGAAATGACACCAGAACAAATCCAAGCAATGCAGGACTCACTTGCTGCCGTTACAACCGGCATGGCAACGCTGACAGCCAGTGTGCAAACCATCGCAACGGAGGTTGCGACTATTAAAACAGAGGTAGCTGACGTAAAAGCTGCGGGTGCAGCTCCAGCGGCCCAGTCACCTGAAGAGACGGCGACAGCTGCGCTGCAAGCAGCTCAGGACAAGCTTGCAGCAGCGGAGCGGGAGCTAACTGAGTTAAAGGCGGCTGCTATAAAGCCTGGTGAGCCAGAACGAAAAACGCTAGCTGCTTCACAGTTGCTTTCTAAATACGGAGCGAAGGCAGAGGATGGGGAAGACACTGACATCCATACATTCTGTGCATCAGTTGATAAATTAAACCTTTCACCAGCAGAATCGACAAAATTGAAACTACAAGCGCGGGCGGAATTGTCTGCGAAGGGGGAGAATTAA
- a CDS encoding phage portal protein yields the protein MGIRQWVINWLEAGRTRNEPERQTDSYPYSYGYGGKNGNNQPEKKKTPANLRLLSESPIPRRAINVIKTGIVKLNWSVAAIDEADTEKYKEICKIIEATLLKPNPSDTFRSWLEQNVEDMLVCSAGSSEILRAGDKLRPFRMYPTDTFSIELYPSWDGKPDSYRYAQRVNGKYVHLKASEMMYMRMNPRTNTPFGLSPLETVWESVNNFIDTHRSAGKQAKNSFLRKLLNLGKGTEPGGVAKFREYWRNEVMGQGAMPIVGGFEGVSVLDLGATDDKALFIEWQRFLIEIVALAFDISPKKLGQTKDVNRSTADSEDEDTNSTVQSIAENIVEHINNHIIDGIFKMGGKIEFKFHYVMSLKDQKLQAEIDAVYLDRMSITPDEVRDRQARKALPNKHGEVVLQPTNRTIIDINKTRDEINETKAEKTKANPEDTPEPNDDNSSNSDNEDAT from the coding sequence TTGGGCATCAGGCAATGGGTAATCAACTGGCTGGAAGCTGGCCGTACTCGTAACGAGCCAGAACGGCAAACAGACAGTTACCCGTATTCATACGGTTACGGAGGAAAGAACGGGAACAACCAGCCAGAGAAGAAGAAAACACCGGCTAACCTGCGGCTGCTGAGTGAATCGCCTATTCCGAGGCGCGCAATCAACGTCATAAAGACGGGGATTGTAAAGCTGAACTGGTCGGTAGCTGCTATCGATGAAGCGGATACCGAGAAATACAAGGAGATATGCAAAATCATCGAAGCCACGCTGCTGAAGCCGAATCCATCAGATACGTTTAGGTCGTGGCTAGAGCAGAATGTTGAGGATATGCTCGTATGCAGCGCGGGCTCTTCGGAGATATTGCGGGCGGGCGACAAGCTGCGGCCGTTTCGGATGTATCCGACAGACACGTTTTCCATTGAACTTTATCCGAGCTGGGATGGAAAACCCGACTCGTATCGCTATGCGCAGCGGGTAAACGGTAAATACGTTCACTTGAAGGCATCGGAAATGATGTACATGCGAATGAATCCACGAACAAATACGCCGTTTGGTCTATCTCCATTGGAAACGGTGTGGGAATCAGTAAACAACTTTATTGATACTCACCGATCGGCAGGGAAACAAGCAAAGAACTCCTTTCTTCGCAAGTTGCTGAACCTTGGTAAAGGAACGGAGCCAGGCGGCGTTGCTAAGTTTCGAGAATACTGGCGTAACGAGGTTATGGGGCAAGGCGCTATGCCGATTGTCGGCGGCTTCGAGGGAGTCAGTGTGCTTGATCTTGGGGCGACTGACGATAAGGCGCTATTTATCGAGTGGCAGCGCTTTTTGATCGAAATTGTTGCGCTCGCTTTTGATATTTCCCCGAAAAAATTGGGGCAGACAAAAGACGTGAACAGGAGTACGGCAGACAGCGAGGATGAGGATACCAATTCAACCGTGCAGTCGATTGCTGAAAACATCGTTGAGCACATAAACAATCACATTATTGATGGCATCTTTAAAATGGGCGGGAAGATCGAATTCAAATTCCATTATGTCATGTCGCTCAAGGATCAGAAGCTGCAAGCGGAGATTGATGCGGTGTACTTAGATCGTATGTCGATTACGCCTGATGAGGTCAGAGACAGGCAGGCTAGGAAGGCGCTACCCAATAAGCATGGTGAGGTTGTGCTCCAGCCGACAAATAGAACGATCATTGACATCAATAAGACAAGGGATGAAATCAATGAAACGAAGGCAGAGAAGACGAAGGCAAATCCGGAAGATACTCCTGAGCCTAATGACGATAACAGCAGCAATAGCGATAACGAAGACGCCACATAA
- a CDS encoding AAA family ATPase, translated as MSKPYNVVSTLVELIDLYWDDPVAFAEDMLEFDPDDWQRTAMMDVAEVPLTTIRSGQGVGKTAFESALVIWFLCCRPNPKVICTAPTRQQLHDVLWAEIAKWLEGSKVKQLLKWTKTKIYMIGQEERWFATARTATKPENMQGFHEDYMLFIVDEASGVEDRIMEAILGTLSGDENKLVMCGNPTRTSGVFYDSHNKDRENYRSRRVSSRDSKRTSRRNIAMLESKYGKDSDVIRVRVDGEFPRGESNSFIALEAAEFAKNDVRLQPVGTRLIVGADIARFGDDETSIYGRIGGKTVIERHHHKQDTMQTTGWILRLIDEARAERPEIYEVEIRIDDSGIGGAVTDRLREINEERQLGYIIVPVNNGSSASDEHYGNLGSEMWGCIKSLLEENMSNFILGVPGVLELPDDEKLIAQLSTRKWRMNSNGKIYLERKEDMKKRGLQSPDRADAFVLAYAEVETDSGYSFGTLSI; from the coding sequence ATGAGTAAACCGTATAACGTTGTTTCAACGCTGGTCGAGCTCATCGACCTATACTGGGATGATCCGGTGGCCTTCGCGGAAGATATGCTTGAGTTTGACCCGGATGATTGGCAGCGAACGGCCATGATGGATGTTGCCGAGGTGCCTTTGACCACTATCCGTTCAGGGCAAGGCGTCGGCAAGACGGCGTTTGAGTCTGCACTCGTAATATGGTTTTTGTGCTGCCGACCAAATCCTAAAGTGATTTGTACAGCTCCGACGCGCCAGCAGCTGCATGATGTACTTTGGGCCGAGATTGCCAAGTGGCTTGAAGGTTCCAAGGTGAAGCAATTGCTTAAGTGGACGAAAACGAAGATATACATGATTGGGCAGGAAGAGCGCTGGTTCGCAACGGCCCGGACGGCGACGAAGCCGGAGAACATGCAGGGCTTTCATGAAGACTACATGTTGTTCATCGTTGATGAAGCATCAGGTGTAGAGGATAGGATAATGGAAGCTATCCTTGGTACGCTGTCAGGTGACGAGAACAAGCTTGTTATGTGCGGTAACCCGACACGTACATCAGGGGTGTTTTACGATTCGCACAACAAGGATCGCGAGAATTACCGTTCGCGGCGAGTATCCAGCCGAGATAGTAAGCGGACGAGCAGGCGCAACATTGCAATGCTGGAAAGCAAGTACGGCAAGGACAGCGACGTTATTCGTGTAAGGGTGGACGGGGAGTTTCCCAGAGGTGAGTCCAATTCGTTCATAGCGTTGGAGGCTGCTGAATTTGCGAAGAATGATGTTCGATTGCAGCCAGTAGGTACCAGGCTGATAGTAGGCGCGGACATTGCTCGCTTCGGAGACGATGAAACATCCATTTACGGCAGGATCGGCGGCAAGACGGTAATTGAACGTCATCATCACAAACAGGACACAATGCAAACGACAGGTTGGATATTACGCCTGATCGATGAGGCACGAGCCGAACGACCTGAGATATATGAGGTAGAGATACGGATTGACGATAGCGGCATAGGTGGAGCTGTAACGGATCGGCTGCGAGAAATTAATGAGGAGCGCCAATTGGGTTATATCATTGTCCCAGTAAATAATGGATCATCGGCAAGCGATGAGCATTACGGTAATCTAGGCTCTGAAATGTGGGGCTGCATTAAATCGCTGCTTGAGGAGAATATGAGTAATTTCATTCTTGGCGTTCCCGGAGTGCTGGAGCTGCCGGACGATGAAAAGCTAATTGCTCAGCTCTCCACGCGCAAGTGGCGCATGAACAGCAACGGCAAGATATACCTTGAGCGTAAAGAGGACATGAAGAAGCGTGGGCTACAGTCTCCGGACAGAGCCGACGCTTTTGTTTTGGCCTATGCTGAGGTGGAAACAGATTCAGGATATTCATTCGGCACATTATCTATATAG